In Clostridia bacterium, the genomic stretch CAAATCTATGGATAAAAGGTGAAATATCGAACTATAAGCTTCATTATTCCGGACACATGTATTTTACCATTAAAGACCAGACAAGTATACTAAAGTGTGTTATGTTTAAAACATATGCATCTGCTTTGAAGTTTCAACCTGAAAACGGAATGAAGGTTATTATCAAAGGGAGTGTTTCGGTCTTTGAGCGGGATGGGCAGTATCAGCTTTATGCAGAGGGAATGCAGCCCGATGGTATAGGTGCTCTCCATATGGCGTTTGAACAATTGAAAAGGAAGCTTCAGGCTGAAGGTTTGTTTGATGCCATACATAAGAAAAAGCTACCGTTTCTGCCAAGACGGGTTGGAGTCGTTACATCGTCAACCGGTGCGGTTATCAGGGACATAATCAATGTAACAGGAAGAAGATTCAGAAATACGGAAATAAAATTGTTTCCTGTAGCTGTACAGGGAGAAGCGGCACCCGGGCAGATAGCCAATGCCTTAAGAAAGCTGAATGAAGCGAAATATGTAGATGTCATAATCATTGCCCGTGGGGGCGGGTCCCTGGAGGAACTTTGGGCTTTCAATGAAGAGATTGTTGCGAGAAGTATTTTTGAGTCTCAAATCCCTGTAATTTCTGCTGTGGGACATGAAACAGACTATACAATAGCAGACTTTGTTGCCGATATGCGTGCTCCGACGCCTTCGGCAGCTGCAGAAATAGTACTTCCAGAAAAAAAGGCTCTGAAGGAAAGGGTAAGTACCCTGGAATCGAGACTTAAGAATTCGATCGTTAATAATTTACGGAAAAACAAAGCGAAATATGAAAGACTAAGTGGTAGTATCGCTTTCAAACAGCCTTATGACAGAGTTTATCAGGAAAGAATGAGGTTGGATGTTCTCAATAAATACATGAACAGGGCGATACAGCAGGAATTGGATAAAATCAGAGCGGGGTTAGGCAATCTGGTAGCAAAGCTGGATGCACTGAGCCCCTTAAGTATTCTGGCAAGAGGTTATAGTGTAGTAAAATCAGCTAAAAATGATAAAATAATCAATGATATCAATGAAGTTAAGGTGCATGATGAACTTGCTATAGATATGAACAATGGGACTATTGAGTGTGTAGTGAAAGAGGTGAAGGCCTCAAAGAAAGATCAGAACTGAAATTTGGCTTGGGTGGAGAAAAATACAGGAGGTGCTAATACGATGAATAAAAACAAGAGTTTTGAAGACGCGATAAATGAACTTGAGGAAGTTGTTGAAAAGCTTGAAAAAGGAGAACTTCCTTTAGATGAATCAATAGAGGTTTTCCAGAAAGGAATAGAACTGTCCAAATATTGCAGTAAAAGGCTTGATGAAGTAGAAAAAAAGATAACCCTGCTGGTGGAGGATGAAAACGGCAACATTAAAGAAGAAGCATTTAGTATTCCGGAGGTATAGTATAGGATGGACTTTAAGCAAAAATACGGTGAATGGCTAAAAGTGATAGATGATGAACTGAATAGAATAATGGAAGTTGCTTGTAATAAAGAAATCTGCTATGAAAAGACTATATATGAAGCAATGAAGTACAGCCTTTTGGCAGGAGGAAAGAGACTGAGACCTGTACTTGCACTGGCAGTATGTGAACTGCTTGATGGCAAAATGGAGAATGTACTACCCTTTGCATGTGCTGTAGAAATGATTCATACATATTCGCTCATACATGATGATCTGCCTGCTATGGACAATGATGAATACAGGAGAGGGAGGCTGACAAACCACAAAGTCTTTGGGGAAGCAGCGGCCATACTTGCTGGTGATGCTCTTTTGAATTATGCGTTTGAACTTATGACTGAAAGTCCTTCAAAAGATGAAAATATACTGTATGCAAAAATAAAAGCTATGAATATTATTGCAAAATCGTCGGGTTCATCAGGAATGATTGGCGGACAAGTAGTGGATTTGGAATCCGAGGGTAAAAGTATAGGCGCCGACACTCTTGAATATATGCACAGATGCAAAACCGGCGCATTAATCAAAGCTCCTGTAATAGCATCAGCAATACTGTGCAATGCAGACAAGAGTGAGATGGATTCACT encodes the following:
- the xseA gene encoding exodeoxyribonuclease VII large subunit → MNYILSVSEVNKYIKELISRDLVLSNLWIKGEISNYKLHYSGHMYFTIKDQTSILKCVMFKTYASALKFQPENGMKVIIKGSVSVFERDGQYQLYAEGMQPDGIGALHMAFEQLKRKLQAEGLFDAIHKKKLPFLPRRVGVVTSSTGAVIRDIINVTGRRFRNTEIKLFPVAVQGEAAPGQIANALRKLNEAKYVDVIIIARGGGSLEELWAFNEEIVARSIFESQIPVISAVGHETDYTIADFVADMRAPTPSAAAEIVLPEKKALKERVSTLESRLKNSIVNNLRKNKAKYERLSGSIAFKQPYDRVYQERMRLDVLNKYMNRAIQQELDKIRAGLGNLVAKLDALSPLSILARGYSVVKSAKNDKIINDINEVKVHDELAIDMNNGTIECVVKEVKASKKDQN
- the xseB gene encoding exodeoxyribonuclease VII small subunit, with translation MNKNKSFEDAINELEEVVEKLEKGELPLDESIEVFQKGIELSKYCSKRLDEVEKKITLLVEDENGNIKEEAFSIPEV
- a CDS encoding polyprenyl synthetase family protein, which gives rise to MDFKQKYGEWLKVIDDELNRIMEVACNKEICYEKTIYEAMKYSLLAGGKRLRPVLALAVCELLDGKMENVLPFACAVEMIHTYSLIHDDLPAMDNDEYRRGRLTNHKVFGEAAAILAGDALLNYAFELMTESPSKDENILYAKIKAMNIIAKSSGSSGMIGGQVVDLESEGKSIGADTLEYMHRCKTGALIKAPVIASAILCNADKSEMDSLEKYAEHIGLAFQIKDDILDVEGDFNAMGKEAGSDMQNQKSTFITIYGLDESKRMLQRITDEAIESISIFGEKAIYLKQLAKYLISRNN